In Gracilinanus agilis isolate LMUSP501 chromosome 1, AgileGrace, whole genome shotgun sequence, the sequence CACCATTTTACCCTGCCCATGCCACTAAATGTGCCACCTCTGATACGCATGCCAAATCCTTCGTGAGGCCTCTATTGTCCTAAGGAGGTCAGGAAGACATTCTCTGCCTGGCTTGATTATCTAAGGGAGGAATCTCAAGTTTTCTGTGTCAATGGCCAAGGCATTGTAAACCAGAGTTTCAAGGCCATATGAATTGCTATCTTCCTGGGAAGGGTAAGGTACACCATTTCCAAGTACAGCACATTGCCCAGtactaaatgtaatttttaaaaaactcttaccttctgtcttggagtcaatactgtgtattggctccaaggcagaagagtggttagggctaggcaatgggagtcaagtgacttgcccagggtcacacagctgggaagtgtctaaggccagatttgaacccaggacctcctgtctctagggctggctctcaatccacttagctacccagctgccccgactaAATGTAATTTGAAGCAAGTGGTGCACATTTTCCTTACCTGTCGGCTCCGCTGGCCAGAGTCAAAGACAACTCTTTCACTGTCTGCTGACCAACATCCCAAAGGCAACAGGTTACAAAAGATCCCGGAAAAGTTACCTAAGAAAAAGAATCAGATCtgtaatagaatcatagaaaacACATGACCTAAAAAAGCTTTTTCACTACCCAAAGAACAATGATTTATGCCTTCGAGAAGGAAGCCTGTGACCCAGGGGTGGAGAGCAAGGGTCATTTGGATAATCTGTCTAAATGTTTCATTGCTCAGGAAGGAATAAGACAAGAGGACAAGGTGAATGCTGTTTCCATACATCTCTTTTGGAATCAAGTCTGGCAGTAGAGGGGAATGTGGAAAATGGCTGGTACTGCAGCATTAAAAAGCTAAcccagggagagaaagagaagggctTTAGGACTAGAATTAACCTCTtgataagagaaaggaaacattAAAGCCAAGGAAAATGAGTATTCAAAGATTTCTTGGAAATCTGGCTAAAACTATCAGAACTCTAAGGTAGATAAGAGTTTTAAGCGGGGGTGATGGGGAGACCTAAGTGAAATATCTTCACTAAAAAGAACGAGAAGAGTGTAAGCAGTTCTGACTGTTTGCTTAGGGAAAGAAACCTCCTGTTGGACCATCAAATGAATTCTATTTATCCCTTTAAAATCTtggagcttcagttttctcatctgtaaaattgacaCTAAACACATCTAGATTCCAGAGTAGTTAAGAAAAACCttattaaaataactataaaggggcagctaggtggctcagtagatagagccaggcctggagtcagaaagacctggctcaaatctgatctcagatccttcctagctgtgtgaccttgggtgagtctcaaattaccttgtattatattatatttatctggGTGTCCTCCCTCCAGGAGAAGGTAAGCTTGCTGGGGGCAGGGACTatttagttttgtctttgtagcctaGAACCTAACACAATTTTGTGCTGAATAGAACTGTATAAAGCATGGGGGCTCTGCACCAAAACTCAGGTCCCGAAGGGCAGCACAGTCTAATAGAAACAAAACTgggtttaaaaatcaaaagatctgagACCTGTgtgctggctctgctcctttctacttgtgtgaccttgggcaaatctcttcttATCCCTGGGACTCTTTCCCTatctggaagaagaaaggacTAGATGGGCCTGTCTAGTTACAAATCTTAGGGCCATCAATTTATTGTAGCAGCAAGTTTGAAAATGGCATCCGTTGACTGGGCTTGCGCTGGGAACAGCTGGGATGAACCAATTATTGGGGCCTAGTTTCTTCTCATCCAAGGAATCatgagaggggaggaggaaagcttTAGTCCTGTACAAGGCCTGGGAAAATATAGATCTATTGAGGCAAATGGCTGACAGGGAGTTGTTAGAGATTGACAAATGGGATATAGAAGTTATGACTATAGTTTATAATAAGGGCCTCTCAAGAGGGGGAGTTCCTGGGAACAAGCAGcaatttaaaagagaagaaagtctaATTAAGTTCTGCTATCATGAGATAAGGAGAATATATGGTTCAAGAAAGGATTATGGCTGAGACACAAAGGCATGATAAGAATTCTGGTCTGGGTATGAAATGACAGCATATGACCAGGCAtaaggtagagatgagaagggaaagccCAGGGATGAAGACGGATGTGATCCACTATCCTGAGATCTTAAAACATGCCCCTGTTTTCAAAACAATACCAGAAGGCTGGTCAGCTAGTTGTGCCCAACAAGTCACAGTCGAGTAAATGCATCGCCGGCATCTCACCTTTCAACTGTCGGGGCACGACGTCCACCACGACCGAGGTGACCTTCGTGTACCAGTCATACTGAAAGAAAGTGTCAAACAGTCACATTTCAAATGATGGAGTTTCTCATGCTGACCCAATGGGCTGCCAGCCAAACTCCACCTAGGCCTTGTGGAGTCAGGCCATGGAAGCCAGTTCAACCTTCATCTGGCTCAGAAATGCCTCAGGAGTTAAGGAGGAATCCTGACTGTCTCTAACAGGATCTGCCTGCCTACAATCCAGACAGATCCTTCCCACTCTACCCAGATGAGATGTTAATACAGGCTTAGGAAGGTAGACCCACATTATGCGATCACTTTCTGGTGGTTACCCAAATAAAAAGGCAGAACCCCCAATGGAATAGGGTTAGTGATATCTCCAACCTAGCAGACAAAAATCTTTGCTATAAACTGGTTTCTCCTCATTACTTAGGGGTCCTTCAATTTAAAGAGAAGATGTAAGATATGTTCCAGGATAGGCCAAAATCAATCCATTTGCATTTATTAAGCTATGCTTATTAAGCTACTATGCcctaagcactgtgctaggcactgaagatacaaatgtaaccaatgaaacaattcctactcacaaggagtttacattctagaaGGAAAAGCTAGGACATatattaatataggtagaataaTACCAAATGTCCAAGGCTACTACAGTCCCAGCTCAGCTGGTAGGAGCTGAACCTGGATTGTGCAGAACTCCATGATCCACCACTGCCTCTTACTAAGCTACAAAGCTAAGAGATCTAAAGGATCATTCACCAATAGGGACAGCAAGATCCAAGGCACATAAAATGCTTAGACAGCCTATGGAAAGGGGAGATTGGCCTGTCAAGGGTATTCTCTGACTCCCTCAGCCCAATCTTAGCCCAGCAAGACTCAATGGTAGGCGTGCTCCAGACTCACCAGGCACAACTGGCTGCACTGTTGATGGGGGCTGAGGTTTGTATACCGCAAATAGACAATACGACATTGATCTGGACTCAGTCGTGGGGAGCACACGGCCATGGAGTCATCTGAGAGGAGCTCTGGGACATGAAATAAGGTATGAGAAAGGGCACATCCCATCTTACACTAGACTCTTATCTTTCAACCACTAggacaaaatttaaaagatagggaCAGTTGCATAATTGTGACGTTTTGTTTTTATACTGATCAACTGCTCCTGGAATTAGCATGTTTTGCATGTATGATTTAGTCTGTGAATCATATAATTGATAATTTTGGAGAACTTTGTGAAAGGTCTCTAAtattaaatattcttattttccatTCTGTTTAAGggttcaagtttttaaaaaattaagaaagaaatctGTACTGGCAGGACCAAAGAAAGTTAGATAAATAGACAAATATAGAGGACACAAGAAGTAGATCACTTACCACATTTGCCACCAGTGAGGTCTACGTAGAACAGAGCTGACCTGGAATCACCAGAGAGATTCTAAATTCCCTAGCTTGGAGCCTTTCTATCCCCATTGTTCCTTCACCCCCTTAACAAAACATTGGAGGAAAGATGACAGGCAACTACAAGAATACAGAAGACCCAGGCCCCTGGCTTCTAGTTCAGACCAAATAGCCAAGCCAAGTATAGAGAGCATAAAGAGAAGTTAGACCAGCTTTGCCCAATCAATCTATTCCCATTCTTCTCACCTGCGGTTGGTACAAAAACGCATTCCTAGTCGGAAAGGCTCATGCCACCAGCCCACAAACACCACACCAGTGTCACCAGGAGACCAGAATGCCTATGTGACACATAAAACCAAACTCAGAGCAATGGGTCAACTGGCATGAGCCAGGGGAAGCATGGCCAGAACTAGAGGGTTCTCCCCAAAGGGCTAGGATTAACTGAGGTCtgtttttcacacacacacaacaagGGAGGAATCTTGCATCTCATCAACACTAAGGAGACACAGAGTATAGGGGCAGACCCTGCCTCAGGGTGGATTCCAGATTCCAGATTCCAGATTCAATGAAAAACCCCAAGCTTTTATTGTTGGAAGGGTCCATACCCTCAGCTGGGCATCCTCAGAAAGACCACTTCTTTGTTCTGATCAGGAATAAGAGAAAGCTGTGCTAACCTGTCCAGGGGAGACATTCTCTGGGACTCCCTCTAGCACTGAGATGTTCCCACTTTCAATATCCAGAACACAGAGGGCAGGGATGCTTTTGGAAACCAAATTTTCTCCCCAGTCTTCATGAAATATATACTGATCCccctggaaaaacaaacaaacaaacaaacactctCAAAACCCAGAAACCACAAAAAACACTCAAACTAATTTTGATCAGGCCTGCAATACCCTCAAATCCCATTCAGTTTTTCCATgtaatcccttcttttttttctttctttcttttttttttttttaaacccttaccttccatcttggagtcaatactgtgtactggctccaaggcagaagagtggtaagggtaggcaatggtggccaagtgacttgcccagggtcacacagctgggaagtgtctgaagacagatttgaaccagacctcctatctctaggcctggctctcaatccactgagctacccagctgcccccgcaagCAATCCTTTCTTAACTATTATCTTAAAGTTATCATATTGAATGCTGGTTATTGTCACAGTAAAGATGGGCTAAGAGAAACTCCCTTTAAGCCAAGAAAATGTAGTTATAAAGGATATGGGCAAAAACCAGGCTGCACCTTGATTGCTTGGTCCTGTTTCTTTGGCTTGGCTGTCTCTTCATCATCCACCTCTAAGGCTTTGGTCTGGAAGAAAGATTCTGTCTTTGGGCGTTTCTTCTCAGCCACGTAGAGAAGGTGGGTCTCTGAGTGTGACCAGGCCAGGCACCCAAAACAATctaggagggagaagaaagtatCTGAATCTTACCTGGCTCTGGGTTATATATTCATTCCCCATCTCTACCCTTACTGGTCCTTTCTCCAGGCTCTGGATAAGGCTGACTTTCAATTTATGACAACAAAGTGGTACATTAGTATGAGTGATTCTTCATATTATCACTCTCATGGAGTCTCACCATCCTCATACACGATTCCATGCTTCTCCAGTGCTGTTAGGTTGATACTCTTTAGCTTCCGATTCTTTTCCCAAACCTGAAGTGGAGACAATGTGAAAGCCCCAGCTAGCTCCCCTCCATCCATCCTACTTGCAgatccctctttttctcccaaaGCAAGTCTATCCATTTTTTCCCAGCTTAATCATCTTCTATGACAAGGTGAGCTCCCCACACTACCTCTTCTATCCATTTCCAGATACATGCCTTATCTACTAGACATTCTCTCATTCTGGCCCTCCAAGAGAACTCTCTGCCTGGCCAGAGATAAAGCCTAGTCCTACCACCAGGCTCCAGAGACCACACCCAGTGGCAATTAGCcaaactccagacccagtaccaGGGTCACTGATAGACTTGCCTCTAGGAACTGTTTTTCTTCCCCAATCTTGGAACTCCCAGTCTTTCGAAGCACAGCCTTCAATGCCCCTGAGGGGGAATCTCTGCTCAGCAGCCTGTGGGAACATCATGACTAGTGACTCCTGGACCTGCCCAAAGCTAATTCTGTCTGTGGGGAGCTGCCAGGCCACACGCTCTTATCAAAAAAGAattcttcctgaattttttttaaagtgaggtGAGGAGTGGTaggtagggagagaaaatagatttctgttcattaaaaaaataaaatttgatttctAAAAATTAACTCTTATTGTTGGGTGGGGCCTTCTTATAGATAAACATGATATGAACCATAAATTCAGGCAAAAATTTAAATCCTACCCAATCTtcaaacctcagttcaaatcccaactcctTTAATTACTCAGATATCCAAGGatatctcccttctctgaattGCTTGTCCATTTACAATCTACATGTCACCTAATTGGTAAGTAAGAGAATAAGTGAATTCAGAAGTTTGGGGTACTAATGAAAAAGGCACAGATATTATTGATTCTGGAGTAGAAGGTAGAAAGGCAAGTATATTGGGAGATCAGGGAGGAGTTGAAGCCCGGAGATCCCAATAAAAGCAAAAGACCAGTTCAGTCAGTATGAGGGAGTTTTTGAAGTGGAAGGCAAGGACATTAGCTAGTAGTCAGAAAAGGATAACTACTTGGAGAGATAACAGTTTTGAATGGCACTGACTTCAAGACTCCAGAAGATAAGAAGCAGAGATCTGAAAAAATTTAAGGAACAGGAAAAAGTCAGTTCTAAACATTTTAGCATtgatttttctctaattctttcatcttttaaaattctctcttaAAAAACTGTAAACTCTGGGAGAGTAGACTTACCTCTCACAGAAAGGTTCTGCATGTAATTGGTCACTTAGTAAATATGTTATGAGTAAAACTATAAGATGCATTAGGTCATAGGGAAATActaggagaaaataaaagtagaatCAGCTAACTTCTCCAAGGGTCTATTGTGACACACTCCAGAAATGAATCGTTGGGAAAGGTAGTGTTAGGAACCTCTGAATAAGTATTTCTATAGATGGAGGAGGCACTAGGGTTATTCCTCTAACACTTACTCCCCCTTGGTTTCAATGCTGTTGCCCGCAGGTCCAGAAAACACCACAGAGCCACCATCGTGGAACACAAGATACTGGCGGCAGAACCGGATGCTTTCCATCCGGTCCAGGTCTCGTTGATTCCATTCTGTAAGGGAAAGCCCAAAATCTGCAGCCCCAGCTCATCCTGACTCTTCATCCAAGTTTCCCAGCCCAATCCCATCTCTATCCTTCCCAAGGCTGTAAATTACTTCACTTCTTCCACTGTGAATTTCGAGTCACGGACTAATAAAACAATTAGAATTGAAGGAGAATTTAGTTTCAGCTGGTACGGCTCCATTATTTTACGGAGGTGCAAAAACTTGAAATAACTTGTTTGAAAGTCATCCAGAAAAGCTAGAAGTCATTGGAAGCCAGTTCTCCTACCTCCCGAAGTTAAAGCTCCTCGTACATCCCAGGGGCCTCCTGGTCCTCTCCATGGCCATCACCCCAAACCCAAACTCCTAGGGACCCGGTCCTGCCTCTGCGTTCTTTGTTAAGTCAGCCAGTACACGTTCCCTCCCCGCAACGATTAGAAACCCCCCAGGAGTCTTCCTCTCGCGTGTCACGACGCCCCAGATTCCCACAGCATCCTTCGGTCCTAGGATTCTCGCCTCTAAGCTCCGGAATGTAGCCCCTTTCATACATGCATGCACCcatgcgcgcgcacacacacttGTACTCTGCCATCCAGACCAGTGAGAGATCCGCAGTTCCAAGTCTGCGCCCTGCCCCGAGCCCCGAGGCACCCCCTTCCTCCGTCCCTCCCTCGCTCCCCGCCAGGCCTGTCGGATCTCCCGCCGCGGCACCTGTGTGCACCGTGCGGTACTTGCCGCCGTACTGGGTGGTGACCTCAGGGCCCAGGCAGGCAGTGACCAGCACGGGGTGGCGGCTCAGCGCTCGGTACTGCGCCGTGGCCTCGTCCAGCTCTCTTTTCAGCACCTGCGCGGAGGGAACACACGGGTCAGGCCGCGGCCGCCGAGCGGGGGTGGGCCGAGCCGGAGCCGGGGCAGGAACCGGGGTCCGGGCTGAAGTGCCCCGAGCCCGTACCTGTCGCTCCATGGAAGCGGTTCCAGGAGTCCGGGGGTGGGGACGTACTTCAGACCGGAAGGACCTGGACAGCCTCGGGGCGGGGTCCGGAGATCAATTTCCGCCACGCCTGAGGGCAAAGATCTCGGGATGGACCCGCCCCCTCCATAATGAGGCCCTATAGGAGGGCgaatgggggtgggagaggggatgCAGCCTAGGGGAGGCGGGGTTGAACTGCTTTCTCACCAATCTCCGTCTCTCTCTGTATACAGAGGCACCGCCCCACCTAAAGACACGCCCCCTCCACTCTGGCGCTGGGGGGCGGGGCCTTAGGAGTACGGCTCTTCTGGTTGGTGGGCGTCGGGAGAAAAACTACACTTTTTTCCACTGTGTGCTCATCCCGGTAGTCCCTCACCTGTCACTATCTTTCCGTGTTTAGTGTCACCCGCCCGGGTGCAAGCAACGAACCAGCATCTACTCAACAAGCTTTTGTTTAAGCGCCTGCTATGtgcgccaggcactgtgctaggtattggGGATACACTGACTAAAATACTAAACTCTTCTCCCTTCCCGATGAAGTTAATCTTGTAACTCACATAAAACTGTCTCTTACAAGCACTTACAAACagcctactatgggccaggttCTGTGCCAAGTACAGAAGAAACTAACAAAGGTTGAAACAATCCCATAGAGTTGTCAGTCTAATAGAAGAGACAAGACACAACCAGTTATgtacaagatatagacaggataaaataGGGGAGGgagtagtctcagagggaaggcacattGCATAGGATTAGGAAAGGAATTTTGTAAAGGTGAAATTTTGGCTGAGATTAGAAGGAAGACCAGGGAATGTAGGAAGCAAAGATAAggaattaatctatttattttcatattattatcaaGAAATAAGCATTTTAGAGCAAGGTTTCAAATTCCTTCCATACTTGGAAAGATCCATGATTTTATCTTTGGGTGAGTTACCTTCACCAGGCATCATAAGGTATTACAATTATAATGGAACTCTACAAACATTTtgtcaactctctcattttacagaggatgaatTAGGCAAACACCTTGAAAACTTAGTGATTGTACTATCATGGTGATTCTTTCCAGTTAATCCGGAGCCCCTCTCAGTTTTCCTTAGCAAATGGCTCTTAATAAGttgctctttcctttccctccccaacaacaacaaaaaaaattatctatccTGAAATACTAGGCTATAGATCCAGAGCAGGAAGAGGTCAATCAATTCCAGCCTCTTCATTCAGACTTGTTAAGTGATGTTCTATGGGGCCCTGGGCTCTGACTGATGAGCATTCATTTACCTTTTACCTAGCCCTATATCACCAAGCCAATtcagggcatttccaagctatgcTGTGTTTCTAACTACTTCTCTTCCTTGCAACTCTTGTCTTCAATTACAATTCAGAAAGCTTTGCTTACTTGTCCTTGTATCTGGAttacttagcacattgcctggcacataggaggtgatcaataaatacttattcattcattcattcattcattcattcattccccaagtatttttcagtcattttagttatgtctgactcttcacgacctcatttggagttttcttgacaaaagtggtttgtcatttcctcctcctccaagttcattttacagatgaagaaactgaggtaaacagggcaaggtgacttgctcagtaacccagctagtaagtgtctacggtcagttttgaattcagggagaggACTATTCTTGAATCCAAGCCCAGCCTTCTATCcaatatgcctcagtttcttcaactgca encodes:
- the APEH gene encoding acylamino-acid-releasing enzyme, giving the protein MERQVLKRELDEATAQYRALSRHPVLVTACLGPEVTTQYGGKYRTVHTEWNQRDLDRMESIRFCRQYLVFHDGGSVVFSGPAGNSIETKGELLSRDSPSGALKAVLRKTGSSKIGEEKQFLEVWEKNRKLKSINLTALEKHGIVYEDDCFGCLAWSHSETHLLYVAEKKRPKTESFFQTKALEVDDEETAKPKKQDQAIKGDQYIFHEDWGENLVSKSIPALCVLDIESGNISVLEGVPENVSPGQAFWSPGDTGVVFVGWWHEPFRLGMRFCTNRRSALFYVDLTGGKCELLSDDSMAVCSPRLSPDQCRIVYLRYTNLSPHQQCSQLCLYDWYTKVTSVVVDVVPRQLKGNFSGIFCNLLPLGCWSADSERVVFDSGQRSRQDLFAVNTQTGSVISLTAGLPLGSWKLLTIDQNLMVVQFSTPNQPPSLKVGFLPPSGKEQEIHWVTLEEAEVIPEISWAIRVLKPPPEQENPKYPGLDFEVILLQPCSSAEKSKFPLVVMPHGGPHSSFVASWMLFPAVLCKMGFAVMLVNYRGSTGFGQDSIYSLPGNVGDQDVKDVQFAVEQILQEEVFDGGRVALMGGSHGGFLSCHLIAQYPNTYSACVVRNPVINMASMFCSTDIPDWCMVEAGFLYSSDCLPDPTAWAEMLNKSPIKYAPWVKTPLLLMLGQEDKRVPYKQGMEYYRALMARKVPVRFLLYPKSNHSLSEVEVESDSFMNSVLWLHSHLGC